GACTATGGGAAGTGGATCTTAAAAGACAATTATTTAGTGCTCATAGCAAGTGAGCCTTTAGATGGCTGTACGTTAGAAATTAACCTATTAACAAAAGGGGCTTTTAGCTCTGATTTTAATGAAGACTTTGAAATATAATGGAAGCACCTGAATTTATAGATATAGACCCTGAAACCATTATCCGCGAGATAAAATCGGACTACGAGCAGATGACCGGCAGTACCCTTTATCCCGGACAGGTAGAACAATTGCTGATTAATGCTTTGGCCTATCGGGAAGTCTTATTAAGAACACAGATTCAAAATGCCGCAACACAGAATCTGGTAGCCTTCAGCTCTGCCCCCTTTTTAGATTTCCTGGGAGATCTGGTCGGCGTAAAAAGACTTCCACCTTCTAAGGCTTTCGTTCAGGTAAAAATGAAATGTACGCCAGGACACGGAGTTCTCACCATACCAAAGGGCATTAGAATACAGGCTAATAATACCGGGGAGGTCTTTGCTCTCATGGAGGATGTGACCCTTCAGGCTGATGAAGATGAAAAAACAGCATCATTTGTCAGTGTGAATAACGGCGCACAGGCTAATGGATTGAATCCCGGGGAAATATCAATCATATTAGACCCTCAGCCTTATCTCTTCTCGGTAACCAACATCAATACATCCACAGGCGGAAGCAATGAAGAATCGGACGAAGCTTTGCGAGAGCGTATTACCCTGGCTCCACAATCTTTCAGCAATGCCGGAAGCCGCGGAGCGTATGCCTTTTTTGCACGCAGCGCCAATGCAGCAATTATGGATGTAGGAATCACCTCCCCTCTTCCCGGTCAGGTTAATATTT
The nucleotide sequence above comes from Chryseobacterium sp. 7. Encoded proteins:
- a CDS encoding baseplate J/gp47 family protein; the encoded protein is MEAPEFIDIDPETIIREIKSDYEQMTGSTLYPGQVEQLLINALAYREVLLRTQIQNAATQNLVAFSSAPFLDFLGDLVGVKRLPPSKAFVQVKMKCTPGHGVLTIPKGIRIQANNTGEVFALMEDVTLQADEDEKTASFVSVNNGAQANGLNPGEISIILDPQPYLFSVTNINTSTGGSNEESDEALRERITLAPQSFSNAGSRGAYAFFARSANAAIMDVGITSPLPGQVNIYPLMKDGELPSQAVLDQVKIACSDEKVRPLTDTVIVLPPTAKSYQIDVDLTLITGALSSEVIAMVHDKLINYASSRKMKTGLDVVIEKIIGEAMKVDSVYEVKVNSPLSTILVGEDQVALCSGVNVKVTGYSDE